The DNA sequence TTTGGGTTTACTAAGCCAGAGTGTAAACGCACAAGAAAAAATTGTGTCCATAGGAGCTATTTCTACTGAGCTATTATCAACCTTGGGGTTAGAAGACAAAATTGTAGGTGTAGATATCACTAGTACCTACCCTGCAAGTGTCAAAAGTAAAGCACAATTGGGACATCTTTCTGGAATTACCTTAGAGGCCATCATTTCTACAAAACCAGATATGGTAACCTTTCCAGAAGGAAAACTCAACCAAAAAATCGTTGAAAGACTTGAAAGTTTAAAAATAGCCACTTTTGAGTACCAACAAGAGCTCTCGACAGAGGGAGCTATTCAAATCATCTTAGATTTTGGGAAAGCATTTGGCAAAGAAAAACTTGCTCATAAAGAAGCCTCAAAACTCCGAAAAGAACTCGCACAAATTCAATCCTTAAAGAAAAATGGAAAGAAAATTCTATTCATTTACTCTCGTGGACCAAGAATGCTACTTGTAGCAGGAGGAAATACCGCAGTTTCAAAATTAATTGAGCTAAGTGGATCTCAAAATGTGGCTCAAAATATCAATGATTATAAACCGCTCAATACCGAATCTTTAATAGAGTACAATCCTGATTATGTATTTTTCTTTAGCCACAGCTTAAGACATTTTAAATCTAAAGAAGAAGTGTGGAAAATACAAGGTATGCAGTTTACCACAGCCGGAAAGAAAAAACAGTTGATTAGTATGGATGCTAATTTAGTCAGCTCTTTTGGACCTCGATTAGCAACGGCTATTCAAACCCTTATAGAAAAAACAAAATAAAAACAGATGCAAAACCTATTTTGGTGGATAATTTTTCTTGTTGTTTCTGTATCCAGTCTGAGTTTTGGTGGTCTGTCTTTAGGTTTCTCAGACTGGATTGATATTTTAATTGCTCCAGATTCTTCAACACCTTTATTCGAAATGAAAAAAACTGTATTGTTGAATATCAGATTACCTAGACTCGTGATGGCTATTTTGGTTGGTATATTATTAGCTATTTCAGGTTTTCTAAGTCAACGTTTGTTCAAAAATCCTTTGGCCGAGCCATCACTTCTAGGTATTTCTACTGGAGCTTCCTTATTTGCTGCTTTGTTCATTCTTTTATCAGGAACTGTTCTGCTTTCTTCCCAAATATCAAAAACCACTGGGATGATTATTGCAGCATTTTCTGGAGCTTTACTTGTAAGCTTTATTGTTTTTCGATTAGGAAGGAAAAACGGACAAACCTCTACACCTATTCTTTTATTAAGTGGCGTTGCTTTAAATCTTTGGAGTGCTGCATTTTTAGGTCTTATACTTTTTATGAGCAATGATGAAGAACTGAGAGACATCACTTTCTGGACTATGGGATCTATTGCCAATGTTGGGTGGGATAATGTTGTAATAACAGGTATCACCCTAGCCCTGAGTCTCATCGTGATATACACAAAGAAAGATGCCTTAGACACTTATATTTTAGGAGAAGAAGAAGCATTTAGCATGGGGGTTTCTGTAAAAAAACTCAAAAATCTCATGATTTTCCTCATCGCAATTATCACGGCAATTTTAGTTTCTCAAACAGGAGTCATCGGCTTTATTGCTTTGATTGCCCCTCATGTAGCACGATTGTTAAAAGGGGATTTAATGAGTAACAATTTCTCTTTTCTTATGTTACTTGGAGCGCTCTTTTTAGTGCTTTCAGATTTTCTTGCAAGAACCCTTCTTCTTCCAACAGAATTACCCATTGGAGTGATCACAGGGATTCTTGGAGCTCCTTATTTTCTTTGGATTCTTATCAAAAACAAAAAATTGATTTTATGAGTCGTATTCTACCCGCATATTTACTACAAGGTATTTCTTTTTCTATTCAGGGGAAAATGATTCTTGACGAAATATCGCTATCTATTCCTTCGAGTAGTATTACTGGTATTTTGGGACCTAATGGTTCTGGAAAATCTACGCTTGCAAAAATCATGACAGGACATTTGGTAGACTACAAAGGAAATATTCATTCTTTTGGGGAAAATATTCGTTTACTCTCTTCTGAAGAACTTGCAAAAACACGAAGCTATTTTGGACAATTTTTTTCAAAAAACTTATTACTTTCTGCAGATGAATTATTGGATTTAAGTTTTTCGCAATATCTCAATACTTCTCAGTATCAAAACAAAAAACAAGAATTAGTTGAAGCTTTAGAC is a window from the Flavobacteriales bacterium genome containing:
- a CDS encoding ABC transporter substrate-binding protein gives rise to the protein MKKTTRIIWAFILFLGLLSQSVNAQEKIVSIGAISTELLSTLGLEDKIVGVDITSTYPASVKSKAQLGHLSGITLEAIISTKPDMVTFPEGKLNQKIVERLESLKIATFEYQQELSTEGAIQIILDFGKAFGKEKLAHKEASKLRKELAQIQSLKKNGKKILFIYSRGPRMLLVAGGNTAVSKLIELSGSQNVAQNINDYKPLNTESLIEYNPDYVFFFSHSLRHFKSKEEVWKIQGMQFTTAGKKKQLISMDANLVSSFGPRLATAIQTLIEKTK
- a CDS encoding iron ABC transporter permease, coding for MQNLFWWIIFLVVSVSSLSFGGLSLGFSDWIDILIAPDSSTPLFEMKKTVLLNIRLPRLVMAILVGILLAISGFLSQRLFKNPLAEPSLLGISTGASLFAALFILLSGTVLLSSQISKTTGMIIAAFSGALLVSFIVFRLGRKNGQTSTPILLLSGVALNLWSAAFLGLILFMSNDEELRDITFWTMGSIANVGWDNVVITGITLALSLIVIYTKKDALDTYILGEEEAFSMGVSVKKLKNLMIFLIAIITAILVSQTGVIGFIALIAPHVARLLKGDLMSNNFSFLMLLGALFLVLSDFLARTLLLPTELPIGVITGILGAPYFLWILIKNKKLIL